From the genome of Actinacidiphila yeochonensis CN732, one region includes:
- the dnaE gene encoding DNA polymerase III subunit alpha: MADSFVHLHNHTEYSMLDGAQRLKPMFAEVARQGMPAIAMSDHGNMFGAYEFQQVAKGFDAVKPIIGIEAYVAPSSRRNRKQEFWGPGGQRAMADDGEGSKDVSGGGRFTHMTMWATGVEGLRNLFYLSTEASYTGQFPSGKPRMDMELIAEHSAGIIATTGCPSGAIQTRLRLNQYDEARQVAASYQDVFGKENYFLELMDHGLDLERNVRADLLRLAKDLDIPLLATNDAHYVLEEHADAHDNLLCIGVGKNKDDPNRFKFNGTGYYLKTAEQMRELFAELPQACDNTLLIAERIGSYDEVFDHKDEMPQFPDVPEGETQESWLRKDVLKGLAMRYGDPIPEHVLERFETEMKVIGPMGFSSYFLVVADICKYARDNKIPVGPGRGSATGSIVAYATRITELCPIEHGLLFERFLNPERINPPDVDLDFDDRKRDQMVRYVVEKYGDAFTALVNTFGKLKAKNAIKDTSRILGYPFAHGERITKALPPDVMGKSIPIDGIFNSEHPRYGEAGEIRTLYQNEQDVKRVVDGAKGVEGLIRNTGVHAAAVILSKTKLTDRIPLHMRKDGAKITGFDYPSCENMGLVKMDFLGLRNLGVIDQAIQNVRENRGIDLTTENIPLDDKNTYALLARGDTFGVFQLDGGGMRTLLKLMEPSRFEDIAAALALYRPGPMAANAHTNYAHRKTGRQAIDPIHPELKDALEPILGNTFHLLIYQEQIMAIARQLADYTLGGADLLRRAMGKKKPEVLAAEWEKFHGGMAGNNYSEESIKALWDVMLPFSGYAFNKSHTAGYGLVSYWTAYLKANFAPEYMAALLTSVGDDKDKAAVYLADARKGGVNVLPPDVNASVAEFTAVGDDVRFGLKSVRNVGEGVIEALVAARKSKGKFASFPDFLDKVSIPVLNKRAVESLIKAGSFDSLGHTRMGLSQVFEEAVDAIIPVKKAEAYGQNDLFAELGGPDDSTPAFGLDFPIPETEWPRKQLLAIERDMLGLYVSAHPLDGTEHILARNRDTTVAELLASGQEGPVRIAGLITGVDRKMTKQGNAWAAVQFADRDANVEVCFFPATYQLVGHALIPDSVVSITGRAQDRDGTMNIIGAELVELDVSSAESGGKPPVQLAFREFAMLREPAIKELKRILVAHPGESPVRVRLQGPRKTTVYELGFLVDPMSVASDIKASFGADAWIGVV; this comes from the coding sequence GTGGCTGACAGCTTTGTTCACCTGCACAATCACACCGAGTACTCGATGCTTGACGGTGCTCAGCGGCTGAAGCCGATGTTCGCCGAGGTGGCGCGGCAGGGCATGCCGGCCATCGCGATGAGCGACCACGGCAACATGTTCGGGGCGTACGAGTTCCAGCAGGTCGCCAAGGGCTTCGACGCGGTGAAGCCGATCATCGGCATCGAGGCGTACGTCGCGCCGTCCTCCCGCCGCAACCGGAAGCAGGAGTTCTGGGGGCCGGGCGGGCAGCGGGCGATGGCGGACGACGGTGAGGGGAGCAAGGACGTCTCCGGCGGCGGCCGGTTCACCCACATGACGATGTGGGCCACCGGCGTCGAGGGGCTGCGGAACCTCTTCTACCTGTCGACGGAGGCCTCGTACACGGGTCAGTTCCCCTCCGGCAAGCCCCGTATGGACATGGAGCTGATCGCGGAGCACTCGGCCGGGATCATCGCCACGACCGGCTGCCCGTCGGGGGCCATCCAGACCCGGCTGCGCCTGAACCAGTACGACGAGGCCCGCCAGGTCGCGGCCTCCTACCAGGACGTCTTCGGGAAGGAGAACTACTTCCTGGAGCTGATGGACCACGGGCTGGACCTGGAGCGCAACGTCCGCGCCGACCTGCTGCGGCTGGCGAAGGACCTGGACATCCCGCTGCTGGCCACGAACGACGCGCACTACGTGCTGGAGGAGCACGCGGACGCCCACGACAACCTGCTGTGCATCGGGGTGGGCAAGAACAAGGACGACCCGAACCGCTTCAAGTTCAACGGCACCGGCTACTACCTCAAGACCGCCGAGCAGATGCGGGAGCTGTTCGCGGAGCTGCCGCAGGCGTGCGACAACACGCTGCTCATCGCGGAGCGGATCGGGTCCTACGACGAGGTCTTCGACCACAAGGACGAGATGCCGCAGTTCCCGGACGTCCCCGAGGGCGAGACCCAGGAGTCGTGGCTGCGCAAGGACGTCCTCAAGGGCCTGGCGATGCGCTACGGCGACCCGATCCCCGAGCACGTGCTGGAGCGGTTCGAGACCGAGATGAAGGTCATCGGTCCGATGGGCTTCTCCTCGTACTTCCTCGTCGTCGCCGACATCTGCAAGTACGCCCGGGACAACAAGATCCCGGTCGGCCCCGGCCGCGGCTCGGCGACCGGCTCGATCGTCGCCTACGCCACGCGCATCACGGAGCTCTGCCCGATCGAGCACGGGCTGCTCTTCGAGCGCTTCCTCAACCCCGAGCGCATCAACCCGCCCGACGTCGACCTCGACTTCGACGACCGCAAGCGCGACCAGATGGTCCGCTACGTCGTGGAGAAGTACGGGGACGCGTTCACCGCCCTGGTCAACACGTTCGGCAAGCTCAAGGCGAAGAACGCGATCAAGGACACGTCGCGGATCCTGGGCTACCCCTTCGCGCACGGCGAGCGGATCACCAAGGCGCTGCCGCCGGACGTCATGGGCAAGAGCATCCCCATCGACGGCATCTTCAACTCCGAGCACCCCCGCTACGGGGAGGCCGGCGAGATCCGCACCCTGTACCAGAACGAGCAGGACGTCAAACGGGTCGTGGACGGCGCCAAGGGCGTCGAGGGGCTGATCCGCAACACGGGTGTGCACGCCGCCGCGGTCATCCTGTCCAAGACGAAGCTCACCGACCGCATTCCGCTGCACATGCGGAAGGACGGCGCGAAGATCACCGGGTTCGACTACCCGTCATGTGAGAACATGGGCCTGGTCAAGATGGACTTCCTGGGCCTCCGCAACCTGGGCGTCATCGACCAGGCGATCCAGAACGTCCGCGAGAACCGCGGGATCGACCTGACCACCGAGAACATCCCGCTGGACGACAAGAACACCTACGCCCTCCTCGCCCGCGGTGACACCTTCGGCGTCTTCCAGCTCGACGGCGGCGGCATGCGCACGCTGCTCAAACTGATGGAGCCCAGCCGCTTCGAGGACATCGCGGCGGCCCTGGCGCTGTACCGGCCCGGCCCGATGGCGGCCAACGCGCACACCAACTACGCCCACCGCAAGACCGGGCGGCAGGCCATCGACCCGATCCACCCCGAGCTGAAGGACGCGCTGGAGCCGATCCTCGGCAACACGTTCCACCTGCTGATCTACCAAGAGCAGATCATGGCGATCGCCCGCCAGCTGGCCGACTACACCCTGGGCGGCGCCGACCTGCTGCGTCGGGCGATGGGCAAGAAGAAGCCCGAGGTGCTGGCCGCGGAGTGGGAGAAGTTCCACGGCGGCATGGCGGGCAACAACTACTCGGAGGAGTCGATCAAGGCCCTGTGGGACGTCATGCTCCCCTTCTCGGGCTACGCCTTCAACAAGTCGCACACCGCCGGCTACGGGCTGGTGTCGTACTGGACCGCCTACCTCAAGGCGAACTTCGCGCCCGAGTACATGGCGGCCCTGCTCACCTCGGTCGGCGACGACAAGGACAAGGCGGCCGTCTACCTCGCCGACGCCCGCAAGGGCGGCGTCAACGTGCTGCCCCCGGACGTGAACGCGTCCGTCGCGGAGTTCACCGCCGTCGGCGACGACGTCCGGTTCGGCCTCAAGTCGGTGCGGAACGTGGGCGAGGGCGTGATCGAGGCCCTGGTCGCCGCCCGCAAGTCCAAGGGCAAGTTCGCCTCCTTCCCGGACTTCCTGGACAAGGTCAGCATCCCCGTCCTGAACAAGCGCGCCGTGGAGTCCCTCATCAAGGCGGGTTCGTTCGACTCCCTCGGCCACACCCGGATGGGGCTCTCCCAGGTGTTCGAGGAGGCGGTCGACGCGATCATCCCGGTCAAGAAGGCCGAGGCCTACGGCCAGAACGACCTCTTCGCGGAGCTGGGCGGACCGGACGACAGCACCCCGGCCTTCGGACTGGACTTCCCCATCCCGGAGACCGAGTGGCCGCGCAAGCAGCTCCTGGCGATCGAGCGCGACATGCTGGGCCTGTACGTGTCCGCGCACCCGCTCGACGGCACCGAGCACATCCTGGCCCGCAACCGCGACACCACGGTGGCGGAACTCCTCGCCTCCGGCCAGGAGGGGCCCGTCAGGATCGCGGGGCTGATCACCGGCGTGGACCGGAAGATGACCAAGCAGGGCAACGCGTGGGCGGCCGTGCAGTTCGCCGACCGGGACGCCAACGTCGAGGTCTGCTTCTTCCCCGCCACCTACCAGCTGGTCGGCCACGCCCTGATCCCCGACAGCGTCGTCTCCATCACCGGCCGGGCCCAGGACCGCGACGGCACGATGAACATCATCGGCGCGGAGCTGGTCGAACTCGACGTCAGCTCCGCCGAGAGCGGCGGGAAGCCCCCCGTCCAGCTGGCCTTCCGCGAGTTCGCGATGCTGCGCGAGCCCGCGATCAAGGAGCTCAAGCGCATTCTCGTCGCCCACCCCGGTGAGAGCCCGGTGCGGGTGAGGTTGCAGGGGCCGAGGAAGACCACGGTGTACGAGCTGGGTTTCCTGGTGGACCCCATGTCGGTCGCGTCCGACATCAAGGCGTCCTTCGGCGCCGACGCCTGGATCGGCGTGGTGTGA
- a CDS encoding methyltransferase, which yields MDRFTSPWGDLDLTRFPDEPREQLRAFDAADAYALRHLAENIAEHVSGRAPGSLSEDAPGTGGDAVVLGDRWGALTTALAAGLPGLRLTLVTDSYLAGRAAEANLRRNAPQARVALTTTRDEPPARIDVLVVRLPKSLALLEDQLHRLAPALHSGSLVIGAGMTTEVHTSTLRLFERLVGPTRTTLAVRKARLILSTPAPAAGRPANPWPLRYALPEGVGPMSGRTVTNHAGVFCADRLDLGTRLVLEHLPRRSGPETVVDLGCGNGVLGTAAALANPECEVLFTDESHQAVASAEETFAANAPAGARARFAVGDVLADVPPGSVDLVLNNPPFHSHQATTDRTAQRMFGGARAALRPGGELWVVGNRHLGHHARLRRVFGNCDVVASTSKFVLLRAVRG from the coding sequence ATGGACCGATTCACCTCGCCCTGGGGCGACCTCGACCTGACCCGCTTCCCGGACGAGCCCAGGGAGCAGCTGCGCGCGTTCGACGCCGCGGACGCCTACGCCCTGCGCCATCTCGCCGAGAACATCGCCGAGCACGTTTCCGGGCGCGCCCCCGGGAGCCTCTCCGAGGACGCCCCAGGGACGGGCGGCGACGCCGTCGTCCTCGGGGACCGCTGGGGTGCCCTGACCACCGCCCTGGCCGCCGGGCTGCCCGGCCTGCGCCTGACCCTGGTCACCGACTCCTACCTGGCCGGCCGGGCCGCCGAGGCCAACCTGCGGCGCAACGCCCCGCAGGCCCGCGTGGCGCTCACCACCACCCGCGACGAGCCGCCCGCCCGCATCGACGTGCTGGTGGTACGGCTGCCCAAGAGCCTTGCCCTGCTGGAGGACCAGCTGCACCGGCTGGCGCCCGCCCTGCACAGCGGCAGCCTGGTGATCGGCGCCGGCATGACCACCGAGGTGCACACCTCGACGCTGCGCCTGTTCGAGCGGCTCGTCGGCCCGACCCGCACCACCCTGGCCGTCCGCAAGGCCCGGCTGATCCTCAGCACCCCCGCCCCGGCCGCCGGCCGCCCGGCCAACCCGTGGCCGCTGCGGTACGCGCTGCCCGAGGGCGTCGGGCCGATGTCGGGGCGCACCGTCACCAACCACGCCGGCGTCTTCTGCGCGGACCGGCTCGACCTCGGCACCCGGCTCGTGCTCGAACACCTGCCCCGCCGCTCCGGCCCCGAGACAGTTGTCGACCTCGGCTGCGGCAACGGCGTGCTCGGCACCGCCGCCGCCCTGGCCAACCCCGAGTGCGAGGTGCTCTTCACCGACGAGTCCCACCAGGCCGTGGCCTCGGCCGAGGAGACCTTCGCGGCCAACGCCCCGGCCGGGGCCAGGGCCCGCTTCGCGGTCGGGGACGTGCTCGCCGACGTGCCGCCCGGCAGCGTCGACCTCGTCCTCAACAACCCGCCGTTCCACTCCCACCAGGCCACCACCGACCGCACCGCCCAGCGGATGTTCGGCGGCGCCCGAGCCGCCCTGCGCCCCGGCGGCGAGCTGTGGGTCGTCGGCAACCGCCACCTGGGCCACCACGCCCGGCTGCGCCGCGTCTTCGGCAACTGCGACGTGGTGGCGTCCACGTCGAAGTTCGTGCTGCTGCGAGCCGTCCGCGGCTGA